The Bos indicus x Bos taurus breed Angus x Brahman F1 hybrid unplaced genomic scaffold, Bos_hybrid_MaternalHap_v2.0 tig00000839_arrow_arrow_obj, whole genome shotgun sequence sequence cccaagggactctcaagagtacatTCAAACCCTAAAGCCATCAAGTAAGCTCCTTGCTATGAagaacctagacagcgtattaaaaagcagaaatatcactttgccaacaaaggtccatatagtcaaaactatggtttttccagtagtcaagtacagatgtgagagttgggccataaagaaagttgagcaccgaataattggtgcttttgaattgtggtgctagagaaaactcttgagagtcccttggacagcaagcagatcaaacctgtcaattctaaaggaaatcaaccctgaatattcattggaaggactgatgctgatgctgaagctccagtactttggccacctgatgtgaagagtggactcattagaaaagaccctgatgctgggaaagactgagggcaggaggagaagggaacgacagaggattagatggctggagagcatcatcaactcaatagacataaatctgagcaaactcgggagatagtgaaggacagaggagcctgcagtcctgaggtcacaaggaattggacacaacttagtgactgaacaacagaggtCTTCCACCCTGTTGTCGTCTTCCCAAGCAACATTTATCAAGGTGCAGTTTCTAGACCAGCAACTTTCAAACCAGCTGGGGagcttattaaaaatgtttatttctgataCTTACTCTGGAGTAAGTCTGTGGGATCAGACCTGAGCGAGGGCACAAGGACCATAACTTTTACTGAGCTTGCATCCCAGGTGAGATTGATGCTGACAGTCTGGGGAAAACTCCTGTCCTCAACTATAAACTACTCAGGGTTTGGGgtcttttctgtatctgtttttatttccaccaaTCCTTCATCTCAAGAAACTCCAAACAAACATGCCATGTAAGTTAAAATTATATGCTTCCTATGCAACAACAGCTTAAAGATAAGTCTCAAAATCTCCATCCCAAACCAGAAGACTACTCCCTTAAGACCAACCAATATAAAACACTGGGCCACCCTGGTCACTCCAGGCACTAGAAAAACAGGTGTAGAATCCAGCTGACCTGCATCCTCATCACTCTCCCGGCTGCCGCCTCCCCGCCCTCCCCGGCACGTGGGCAGTGCCTGTCTTTGCACTAACCTTGTTCTTCTCGTTTATAGGGGGCCACCCTCTTGACACCCCACACCTTCCACATGAGCTGCCTCTGGGACTCTCAGAAAATATCAGTAAGGATCCTTTGCTCTTTTCTTAGGAGACCTAGCTTGGTAGCAAGCTGTCTAGGATATTGGCAGAGAGACTGATCCCTTCTGAATATACCCTAGAGTTGCTTACTGCTATGGCATTTGACGGTACAGTGATCTGAGTAAGACTCCAATGCGTCTCCCTCACAGTTAATTCTGGTGTCTGACCCACCATCAGGCTCTCCTTTGAGACAAAGCACTAAAAATTTTTATCGAGAGACACGGGTCAGCTGGAAGGGGAAACCAGGTGAAGGAAGGAAATGGGCTAATCAATCAGGGTTACACGGTAATTGTATtgaaaggacaaaaataaaaaggtgacGCATTGCAGGGCTCAGGTTATCAGAAAAGGGGATCTGTAGttgtcccttggagaagggaaggttTTCCTGGCGCTGGATTGTAAAGAGTTCTCAGGTGGGTTCTTATACAGGCATCGAATAGAGTACATAGCTGGTGAGGTTTACCCTGAACTAAGGGTTCGTTTCTGACCTTTCAGAGAGGTAACTGGAGTCAACCAAATTATTTGTGCACTAGCCCATGCAAGCTAAGTGACCAGTCCCGTCCAGACACATTCATGGCCTCTATCCAAATGGCACAACCCCCATGGGAAGTGCAATGCCCAGGAGGAGGTGTTCTTCAGGTAGATGTTTAGACTCACAAGCCACACTTGGCTTTTAGAAGGATTGAGGCCAGGAAGCACAGTGTGCCAACAGGCCATGCCAGCCGCTCTTCTTTACCAGGAGAAGCCCTGGCATCGATCTACACGGCAGTCCAGGAGCTCCTAAGTAACAGCTCAGATACAAGGGCTCACCCAGAGCAGCCCCAGACCTGCCTTAACCTCGAAGCTGCATTCTCCATAGAAGTCAGTATACCTAGTAACCAGCTCATAGGTATAATTTCTAAAATGCCCAGAAGGGACGATGCCCAGTTCCAAAAGTCATCACGTTGATGGAGACCCAAAATGATGACTTCCTGCCAGGTGTTTGTAGTTTAGCCATAGTTTCTACCAGTCCAGACAGACCTCACCATCCAGGGGtctttttcaccactgagcattGTTGTGAAGGGCCGACTTGGAATTGGAAGTCTTTTCcatcattggaaaggaccctgatgctgggaaagattggaggcaggaggagaaggggacaaccgaggatgaggtggttggatggcatcaccgactcaatagacatgaatttgagaaaactccaggagatggtgaaggacagggaagcctggcatgctgcagtccaaggggtcacaaagagtcagacactactgagtgactgaacaacaacaacacagctcAATTTTTATCTTATTAGTTTTCCATGGCAACCTGCGTTACTAGAAATTTAGCCTAAGGTCAAATCTATTCTTAGAGAAGGAGTTTTACTCACTCTTCCTGAAGGGGGTGGAcagggaaaggaaaggggagaaCCCAACTCTAATGTATTATCTTTTCCTTCCACTTAGGTATGACTTTCTTCAATGGgatgtttaaaaatgtagaagGTGTGGCCGAAATTTTTGGTGAGTTAAATCTGAACTTGCTTTTATCCCCTGGGTGTTAGGgcatggggtgtgtgtggggggaaatCTAAGGAAATTAACAGAACTTGGGGGTCTGCCCTCTGAGCATGGCCTCCCCTGCAAGCTCCGAACAACGTGATCAAATTCTGATGTGAATGGTAGTGCCTTTTATCGTAGGGTGAGTCACTGAGGGACTAGGTGGTTTTGTTATCCTTTCTTCATTCTTACTGACCACAGCCTGGTCAGGAGGGGAATGGCATCCCTCTTTTCCAGGCAAAGGAGTTAAGGGAATTGCCCAGCCACACAACCAGAAGGGACAAGGTCTTTTCTGAGTTCAGAGCTTGGTCTTACACCGAAGTAGTTTTATGTTTCCTTATCAACTAGTACATAAAGCTACATAAAGCTTGAGAAACATTCCGTGGATCAGTTCTGTATTCATTACGTGACTACAAATTGCACGATGCTGTGGATGCTGTGATGATTCCTAGCCTCGATAACTAAAAGTACCCAAAACAAGATTATAATATGATGGACACAAGCAAGGTGGCTCTGCATTGCCTATTAGATTAGACTATGCTAGGTTTAAAAGTGcacttaaaatgtataaatgactGAGTGCAGGTCTTGAATGAAAATGCATGTttccataaacacacacacacacactcacacacataaacCCCAGATGGACTTTTCCCATCAACATAAAACCTTTTATCATGTTTCTGATTAGACTGTGTGGAAACAAAACACGGGTAGGGAAGTTTGAACGAGGTAGGAAGAAACTAGCAGAGCAGTGAACAGTCAAGGTGGATGTGATCCTCACAACTTTGGATCTCCCCcaaaagacagctgagcaccgaagaatttacgcttttgaactgtggtgttggagaagactcttgagagtcccttggactgcaaggacatccagccagtccatcctaaaggaaatcagtactgaatattcagtggaaggactgatgctggagctgaaactccaatactttggccacctgataggaagaactgactcattggaaaagaccctgatgctgggaaagattgaaggtgggagaaaaaggggacgacagagtatgagatggttggatggcatcactgacttgatgggcatgagtttgaataggctccgggagttagtgatggacagggaagcctggtgtgctgcagtccatggggtcataaagagtcggacacgactgagtgactgaactgaattgaacctctTTTTGATCACCCTGTGCATTTAAATTGGTGCTGTGGGATCATCTCATTAAGTATGTATCAATCCTCCAGGCAGAGAGAGTGAGCATGAGATATAGAGTCATAAAGTTGGATGCTGTTTGCTTGCCAGTTACGTTTGCAAGAGCATTTTGTTTAGGGCAAGTCATCATTGCTGGTGGATACCTCAGGCATGTCTCTGACCTTTGGTTTTTTTACCTGTGAAAGGGAGGTGACAGAATAGGATCTGTCTTTCAGAATGAACAAGACATTTATGGGATCGTTGACCATGAAAGCCTTTCATAGCATTACTCACTCTATCAATTTTAACTATTGTGCTATTTAAAGCATCTAACTGTTTTTGGCACACAACAGGTAACCCCAGATTATTAGTGTCTatactccttttttttcctcaggcTGATTTATAGTTCTTTATTGCCAAGACTGTATCATTTGGGATCCATTCAGGAAACTAATAGGAACTTAAATAATAAAGACATTTAATGATCTCACATAAGCCTTCTGAAGGCACAAGGACTGATGCAGTAGCGCAGCACTGGCATCTGAGACCCAGCAGGCTCATTTTATCTTGCCCCACTGCTCCCTTGGACATAATAGTTTTTCAGCTTTAGATATGGGGCCTCATGGTTGCAAAGTGGTTGCTGCAGTTCTAGCCCAGTATATCCTCACCACCTTCAAGGAAGGAGAAAATTGTAGGTCAGAAAGGCCCTCTTCTATGTCTTTATGCTTTATTAGGACAGGAATATGTCTCCAAAGCTTCTAACAGACTACCCCTGAAGTTTTTTGGGTCATACATGGTTTTCATGGCCAGCCCTAGACTAACCTTATCACAGAAGCGTGAGATTACCATGATGAGCTGAGAATGATTATTAAACATCCCTAGGGACTTCGGAAGGAGGCTCACCTTCCTTGAGTACTTTTCAGGTTTGTTGGTAAGGCAGAAGGATGAAAGGCCATTGGGGGGCAACCAACGGGGACCGCAGCTTGTAAACCTGCCTCCCTTCAATGGTCAAGAAGTCCTGAGTATGCAGTGGGTGCTTAGTAGGTGAGGAGGTTCTATCCCCCTGAAAAGGGGGCTCCCTCCTCAACTCTGGCTCCCGGTgagccctgctcccctcccccagactGCCTGGGCTCCCACTTCACCTGGCTGCAGGCCGTCTTCACCAACTTCCCCGCGCTGCTCCAGTTCGTGAATGGTATGAGGTGCGTGGCTGGGCTCTGCCCCCGGGACTTCGAAGACTACGGCTGTGCCTGCAGGTTTGAGATGGAAGGGCTGCCTGTGGACCAGTCTGACAGGTGAGCAAGACCAAAGGTGAGCTCGTGGAGGCCCGGCTGAGCTTTCGGCAGAGCACAGGTGCagaaggctccctggtccctgcttCTGTGTGCAGGTGTATGTGGGCATGTGCAACACAATTTAAAATCTTAGAAGCATTCGGCGTCAGCAAGGATACGGCAAATAGCTACGGGTAGCAGGAGGGTCAGTTAGGACAATGTGTTGGTATCTGTTagagtttgggggcttccctgatggctcagcggtgaagaatctgcctgcaatgcaggagactcaggaagcttgagttggatccctgggttgggaagatgccctagagcaggaaatggcagctcattccagtaccccaaggacagaggagcctgatggggtcacaaagtccatggagtcacaaagagtcagacacgactgagcgactgaggcTGCACACATGTTAGAGTTTTAAGCAGATCACCTATAAGCCAGTAATTCCCATGTTCTGTTCCTTAGGGacctgaccttgggcaaattattttacTTCCTTGTGTTCCAGTTTATTTACCTATTAAATGGAGGTAATAAAAACACCTACCTCATAGTTATTATTTAGGATTACACGACCAAATACAAGCTAATGTGATGGAATTCTGCCTGACTTGTTGTTTTCAAGGGTTATTAGTGATtgataacaacagcaacaagattAGTAGTGCTGTGTTAGTAGTGATGATAGTAGTAGTGATATAACAACATTAGTAGTAACAGCTGTTATAGTAGCTACAGTAGTATTAATAGTAATAGCAGTGACAGCAACAGAAGCAGTGCTAGTGAACCGGTGATGGTGTTGgtgttagtagtagtagtaacaaTAGTAGTAGAACAGTTGCTGTAGTAGCTGTAGTAATAGTAACAGTAGTAGCAATAGCTGCAGTACTAATAAAACTGCTATCAGGGTTTAGGGGTTGGgctagtaatagtagtagtaacATTAGTAGTACTAGAGGTAGTAATAGTAGTATTTAAAGTAGTAAGAGAAGTAGAAGTAGTAGAAGTACTACTACCAGTAGTAGTAGTTATAGCAGTAATTGGAGCCATAGTAACTGCAGCAGTGTGGAAGTCTCGCCTTTACTCTGGGACCATGTCCACACCTCACTGGtattatgcatgcatgctaagtcacttcagtcgtgtccgagtctttgtgaccctttgggccCTTTGGACCCttccaggcgcctctgtctatgggattctccaggcaagaatactggagtgggttgccacatcctcttctaagcgatcttcccaacccaggatttgaacctgcgtctcttatgtctcctgcactagcaggtgggttcctttccactggtgccacctgggaattcccacTGGTACTATATTTGTGCCCAAATCCAGTGTGATGGAGTGTGCGCCTTCATCCACACAGACTCCCAGAAGGTAGGGAAGGATTCCCATGGGTGTAAGTTGTTTCTGGAACAGAGGGCAGTCTTCCATCCCTGGGACCACAAGCCAGCTCATTGACATtcagaaagggagaaactgaTTCCATTCGGGGCATGGTGCCAGGACCATTTCTGGGAACGTGTTTTTCTTTCAGGTCCTCTCTTGCCACTTCTTTTAGTTATTAAAATACTGAGCAGACCTAGaagtcaaaaaaataaagcagcaaTTCATCACTGTGTTAATGATCAAATCGTTGATGGCCGAAACTGGCAGCATGCTGCGTCACACACCAATTTCAGTGACTTTACACGGTGCAATTGATGGAGGTGGGAGTTTCCAGACTTCTGGGATACAGATTATTTCCACCTTGAACTTGCTTGCCAGACCCCAAAAATAATTGCTGTAGttttattgagtgtttaccaTGTGGTAGGGTCTGTATTGACATTCTATTGACCTGAACAGATTTCTATAAGTTAGGTAGTGTCAGAAACAGCAGCCTGCCCAAGGCCATCAGCTGCctgtgtgttttttcttctttgcgtCTGGCTCCACTGTCCTCCTGCTTGCACTGCAAGAGCCACCTGACTTAGCTGTTTGGTGTCAGCCTCTCTCTGTGATCAACCTTGACCTTGGCAAGTTACAGAGCTCCATGTGTCTCAGTTTTCACATATGTAAATGCTGATAGCTATGATAGCACCTGCTGCATAGGCAACACAATTCAAAttcaagcatgtgtgtgtgtgcgcacactaAGGACTGAAACAGGTCACTGCCAGGAACCATCCGGGGACACTGAATGATGGTGTGCTGCCTGCCCGTGCTCTAACCCACGCTCTCATTCCGACCCTTCCTGCCGCAGCTGCTGCTTCCAGCATCGCAGGTGCTACGAGGAGGCCACTGAGATGGACTGTCTGCAAGACCCTGCCAAGCTTAGCACAGATGTCAACTGCATCAGCAAGAGTATCTCGTGTGGTGAGCGTCTCCAGGTGTCTCAGGAGACTGGGCTGAGAAACGACAGTTCAGAGACTCCAGGCCCAGGCTCCCAGGGTCCACCCTCGTCATCGTCACCATTGCCTGCATCGCTGTGGGTACTTACAGCCCCGCCAGATCTGTGGCAGCTGCACCTTGCAGGCAGTAGAGGCCCACTACATGCTTTCTGAATTGAAACAACAGTTGCTCAGCCGattatttgatttacaatgctatgcTTGTACCAACCCTGGAAGCTTGGGGAGGGCAAATAGTTTGCTACTTAGGCATTGTGGATTTCGGGGAGGGAGTACCTGACCTTCTACTTAACAACTTTGATCCTCAAAAGGGGGAGGACAGAACCTGCTTCAGAgatttgttataaaaattaagtaatgcttaaaatgttacatttacaatttttaaacagTGTTAAATGTCAAACAATATGGAGACTGGCATCTGTTGAGAACGCAATGATGGTGGAAGTGGAGGCAGATGCCATGATGGATGAATAAGGCTGGGGTGCTTGTTTATAAGAATCAGACACTTGTATGTTCCAGTCTCAGCTCTCCACCTTACCTGCTGTGTGACTCTAGGAATTTTACTTCATGTCTCTGAACAATCCTGGCAGAAGAAGTAGAGTAGGCCAaagcagagagggaagaggacCATGGCAAGATGGGGTACTGTATTAGAGCCAGCCTTTTTGAGTGACTGTTACAAGTCGTGGATAGTATACACAGCAACTCTGGTCGTCCTAACAACTCTGTTAGACAGGGGTCGTCATCCCCAGTGTTCAGATAAGGACAGAAAGGCTCAGAGAAATTTAATAATAACTctcccaaagtcacatagctgcCAAGTGGCAAAgccagagtttgaacccaggttTGACTGGCCCCTCAGCCCAAGTAATGTCAACTGGCAGGAGTCTGGAGCATCAGGAAGGGTGTAAATCACTAGGTGAGGAGCACAGTGAACCAGGGAACCATGGCTCATTTGCTCATTCACCCAACACTTACACACTGAGCACCCCACCACATGCAAGGTAATCACCTACATGTCGGCGGTGCCCTGACCTGGGGTTTCCTCTCACTGTCAGACACTGGAAACGTCAGAAAGGAACCGTACGATACGTTAAGAAGGGCTAAGATCTGGGGAGGAAAATACATCAGAGGAAAagcacagagaggcctggggaggggggtcCTGTTTAAATAAGAAAGTCGGCTGAACCCTCCCTGTGAAGACGGCAGTTGCGTGAAGACCAAGAGGAGGGGGAAGCCGCCTGTGGCTTCTCAGGAGAACAGCAGATGGAGGAAGTGGCCCGCGGCGGACCCGGGCTCCAGGGGCCTGGTGTGTCAGGAATGAGGGGGACAGCAGGTCAGAAGTGGGGTGACAAGGGAGGAGTGAAAGGAGGTGAGGTCTGAGAAGGAACAGGAGGTAGTGGTGTTTACTTTGAGTGAAGACGTTGATGGAGGattctgaacacacacacagaaaggcaTGGTTTGACCTGAGCCCTAAAGACTGTTCTGGCCCCTCAGTGGTGAGAAGAGGCTGGGCAacaggggaggaggtggggggcctAGTGAGGCCTCTGCTGTAAGCCAGGCaggatggggggcgggggtggagagcAGGTGGGGGTgcattgttgctattgtttagttgctcagttgtatctgactctttaccacctgtgggctgtagcccaccaggctcctctgtccatgggattcctcaggcaagaatagtggagtggattgccattcccttctccaggggatcgtcccaacctaggaatcgaacctgcatcccctgcgttggcaggcggattctttaccactgagctgccaggaaagcccagggCTACATGATCAGATTCATATAGGTTGAAAGCAGAGCCGGTAGGGTGGCCTGGTGGATGGGGTGTGAGTGTGGGAGAAAAGTGCCTTTGGCTCCCAGGCTGGATCACACAGCGGAAGGGACGGAGCTGTCGTGGATGAGCTGAAGAAAACCGCAAGAGAAGCAGGGCGGTGGAGGGCAAGTCAGCAGTCAGTTTGAGCATTTGCATCACCTCTTGGGATTCCCAGTGAGCTCTTCCCATCTGTTCTGTCCTTGGCTCTGCATACAGAATCCAGGGACACCtgtgagcacctgctgtgtaccTGCGATAAGGCTGCCATAGAGTGCTTGGCTCGGTCCAGTATCAACTCTTCCCTGAACCTTCTGGACACATCTTTCTGTCTGGTTCAGCCTCCAGGTAGGAAGACCCAGGCCTGGCGTCATTGCTGGGGCTGGTGATCTGGGGTGGGAGCTGGTCAGAGACCATCATCGCTGCGTTTCTTCAGATGCCCAAGTCCAGCGCCTTCTAACATCCCCAAACCCACTTCTCCAATGTGCTTTCTTTTCAGAGACAGCCAGCAAGGAAGAGCTGCTGACCGTCCTGCCAAGAGGTAAGGCCTCTTCGGGAAGCCACTCTTGCTTGGACCACAGGGCCTTGGTTGCAGATGGGACTGGATGGATCAGGGTTAGGTTGGGGAGCTGGAGTGACCGGTGGCACTGAAGGCGTGTCCACCTCCCCCAGCTAGAGACACCATTGAAGTgtaaagtgaagttgttcagttgggtctgactctttgcaactccatggactgtagcctaccaggctcctccatccatgggattttccaggcaagagtactgaagtgggttgccgtttccttctctaagaaACACCGTTACTTCTGATAAATTCAGTCCATAGCCAACATCAAATGGCCCTTGCTAGGTAGACAGGTGTGAATTTGATCTGGTTAGGATGAAGACCCCAGGTTCTTCCTCTCTGTCTATAGCTGTGAGCAGGACATAGTTCAGTGCTCAGATAGGGCAAGGCCCTTCTGGCCGGGTGACCTCCTGGTGGTTGAGGCCTCCTGGGGATAGACTGGCTGCCTCCCTCGTCTGTCCCCAGAGCATGCGGCCCAAGGAGCCACCTGGGCTCAGGTGGGGACTCCCTAAAGAGGAGGTTGTTTTCTTTATGTCATTTTTCAGGACCAGGTGGGCTCTTCATAACTGTCTACTGAACAAAGCAAGGGATGGTTCTAAGTCTAAAACATGAGTCTTATGAAAAAAAGTGAGAGTTAAGTTTATGCACATCATTCCTTGTCTGCCAAATTCCCCACGATCTCTCAGTCCCAACCTCGTGGGTACCCAAGGATGGGAAGCTCAAGGTGCACCCTGGCCGAGCATCCTTCCTTTCCTGGGGCTGCAGTCTCTTTCTCAGAACTAGTCCTGCCGTGTTTGCTAAAGAGGAAGtttgtgtgactgtgtgtgccATGGATGTGGGTGTGTCTGTGcctatatgtgtgtggatttgtgTATGAGCATGTGTAGGCATGCGTGTGTGGACGTGTGTGTGGGTTGTGTATGCATGTGGTATCTCTGTGGACCTTCTGAGTCCAGCACCCTCTCTCTCTGCCATCCCGTGTGAACAGCACTCTTCTCAGGTGGGGACCACGGTCCACAGCCACAAGCCTTCAGGGTTTGCAGCCCTTTGGTTGCAACAGCCTGTGACTGATGGTGTCACTTTCCCCACAAGAACCAGCACTGACTGGAGCCCTCCTGAGCAGGGTCCCTGCTGGGCACCCCTATGTCCTGAGGTGGGGTGCGAGAGGCAGGATAAAGCAGCCCCTCTGGGAACATCTTtgccagccccctccctcctcccttgccCAGCCTGTCCTTGGAGACCCTTGGCACTTGCTTTCATCACCCATTGCTCCCAGGGTCTCTCTTTCTCCAGTGGTTCCTGTGGAGCCCACGGACTCCAGCCTGATGGCCATCTCAGGAGAAGGTGAGCACAGGGGACCGGTGGGGACCCCAAATACCTGTGTTTTGATGGTGCCATCTGCCTACTTGCTGAGATTGGCTACCTAAAATTCCCCCTGCCTGGGCTTGCAGTGGAACCACCTCAGGAACATTCCAGAGTCCCCCCTACTTCCTTTTGACCCCACAGATCTCTTTTCTACTTGCTCAGCTTTCTCCCACAACTCCTAGTCCCATCTCAGGAGAATTACCAATTAAAACACAGGACCCACACCCTTGACCATCTGACCTTGAACTTCAGATGAACAATGAATGCTGTGTTCATATAAGTGTGTCCCAGAATTTGCATGAGCCCTACTTCTactaaaaagatatttattgttCATGGGAAATCCAAATGTAACTGGGCTTCCTggttttttatttgctaaatctggcaactcaTCACCGCGGGAGAGCCCACTGCATACCCGCTGCCTACAGGTTTGCATCTAGttctcttttgctgctgctgctgctgcttctgcaagGTTAGAAGGCAGAGGCCTCATGGGCTCATCCCGTGGCTATCCTCCACGTCCAAGGCCATGTCATCCCCAACAGCTCCCAGAAAGCCCGTGCCTTGGATTCCTGGtcctgagaaaagaggagagggcACCAACACCAAACCAAAGCTCCACCATACGCCCTGCCCCTAAGCAGCCGCCACACCCAGTGTGACTGGCAGTGGCCACGTCCCTTCGAAACTGAGGATAATGGGACTTTCTTGGCTgcccagtgtttaagactccaagGTCCCAATGCACTTGTTCAATCCTCAGTTGAGGAACTAAGGTCTTCCATtactgcacagcatggccaagagcaaacaaaaaaagaataaataaaaaaattgagcATAAGCTACGGGTTTCCTGGCCCCACCAGACAATCACAGAATCACCCCCAATTCATACATTTTCCACTTTCTTCAACCAGAATCCTTACTCCCCTTGTGGCATGACCCTGGGAAAGACTCAAAGTAAATAAGGTTCCTCAAGGAGTCTGGAGTCTAAGTAGAGGAAGAGGGTGGATGCACTCACATCTttgcccccaacacacactcaACATCTTCACACCCACGACCTCAGCAGTGTTCACAAATGCCCTCCGAGGAGGAAGCCTTAATGTGGGCTCAAAAATCAATCACATGAGTGCTGATGGGACAGTTTGTAAGGGTTTGCAGCTGTTCTCACCATTATGGGGGTGAAATTATGTTTTAGAGTTAGGCAGATTTTGGGGTGGATTCCTGACTCTCCTATTTTTCAGCTATGTGACTTGGGGAGCATGGTTTAACCTCTCTAAATTTCACTTTGCATAgaaatcagcttttttttttttttttcaggttaagagctagatagtaaatattttagacttgggGGCAAGAAGATCTTtttcacaactactcaactctaccATTGCCGcaggaaagcagccacagacagtcTGTAACTGGATGGTGTGGTTGTGGTGCCAAtaaactttattgacaaaaatGAGCCGAGGGCCGGGTCATAGTTTACCAATCCCTGGAAAAGGTTGACTGTTCCTATTCTTTGGGGAGACAGAAGAATTCAATGAGACAGAGCACGGGAAGATTCTGGGCCAGCATCTTCTTCCAAAAATTCTAATGTGGCTACAAAAAAAGCACACACAATGTCAAACCACAAGCAGGATACTGGGAGACTGAAACTTATGTAGCCTCATTTAATGCTCATACAATTCTAATAAATAATTACTAGAATCTCC is a genomic window containing:
- the LOC113888667 gene encoding otoconin-90-like, whose translation is MIVLLLLGMLMAPHGGGHPLDTPHLPHELPLGLSENISMTFFNGMFKNVEGVAEIFDCLGSHFTWLQAVFTNFPALLQFVNGMRCVAGLCPRDFEDYGCACRFEMEGLPVDQSDSCCFQHRRCYEEATEMDCLQDPAKLSTDVNCISKSISCESRDTCEHLLCTCDKAAIECLARSSINSSLNLLDTSFCLVQPPETASKEELLTVLPRGKASSGSHSCLDHRALVADGTGWIRVRLGSWSDRWH